One genomic region from Bacillus aquiflavi encodes:
- a CDS encoding cell wall hydrolase, translated as MAVVKHTEEEVKLLARLMRAEAEGDGNLGMLMVGNVGVNRVRADCLDFQPITSIQKMVFQSPGGFEATQKGYFYQAARQKEIDLARKVIKENRYHPASNSLWFFRPAGSCPAQWYNQWNSGRFKAHFFFKPTVQNCPSVY; from the coding sequence ATGGCTGTTGTTAAACATACTGAAGAGGAGGTAAAGCTTCTTGCAAGATTGATGCGTGCAGAGGCGGAAGGTGACGGAAACCTTGGAATGCTCATGGTTGGCAATGTAGGTGTTAATCGTGTTAGAGCGGATTGTCTTGACTTTCAGCCGATTACATCCATTCAAAAAATGGTTTTTCAAAGCCCAGGTGGATTTGAAGCTACTCAGAAAGGATATTTTTATCAAGCAGCTAGACAAAAGGAAATTGATCTGGCCCGAAAAGTGATAAAAGAAAACCGTTATCATCCAGCAAGTAATTCATTATGGTTTTTTAGACCTGCGGGTAGTTGTCCTGCTCAGTGGTATAATCAATGGAATTCAGGACGTTTCAAAGCTCATTTTTTTTTTAAACCGACTGTACAAAATTGTCCAAGCGTATATTAA
- the gerQ gene encoding spore coat protein GerQ yields MKQSSKNPYMNYGYYQQGYQPYYGMTGQQTPSYTQPVMPQAAGVGTLQVPTPLNAPTLGPQIPGMLPLEESYIENILRLNKGKLVDVYMTFENNREWNAKIFKGIIEAAGRDHLILSDPPTGFRYLLPMVYVDYITFEEEIEYEYPFAAGTQPLSAYSPR; encoded by the coding sequence ATGAAACAATCTAGTAAAAATCCGTACATGAACTATGGTTATTACCAACAAGGATATCAGCCATATTACGGAATGACTGGCCAACAAACGCCTAGTTATACACAGCCAGTCATGCCACAGGCAGCAGGAGTTGGAACGCTTCAAGTGCCAACACCATTAAATGCTCCAACTCTTGGTCCACAAATACCGGGAATGTTGCCACTAGAAGAATCCTATATTGAAAATATTTTACGATTAAATAAAGGAAAGCTTGTAGATGTCTATATGACGTTTGAAAATAACCGAGAGTGGAATGCTAAAATATTTAAAGGAATTATTGAAGCAGCAGGCCGTGATCATTTAATATTAAGTGATCCTCCAACAGGATTTCGCTATTTATTACCTATGGTTTATGTAGACTATATTACGTTTGAAGAAGAAATTGAATACGAATATCCGTTTGCTGCTGGTACTCAGCCGCTCAGCGCTTATTCACCGAGATAG
- a CDS encoding DUF423 domain-containing protein → MKVFIIFGAVNAFLAVALGAFGAHGLEGKIEPKYLETWKTGVNYQMFHAVGLLVIGVIAGKLPVSSLISSSGWIMLLGIILFSGSLYVLSVTKITVLGAITPFGGVAFLIAWVLLMIAAVKHL, encoded by the coding sequence ATGAAAGTATTTATTATTTTTGGCGCAGTTAATGCGTTTTTGGCAGTTGCATTAGGCGCATTTGGCGCCCATGGGTTAGAAGGTAAAATTGAGCCAAAATATTTAGAAACATGGAAGACAGGTGTAAATTATCAAATGTTCCATGCTGTTGGCTTACTTGTGATCGGAGTGATTGCTGGTAAATTGCCAGTAAGTTCGCTTATCTCTTCTTCAGGGTGGATCATGTTACTTGGAATTATTTTATTTTCAGGCAGCTTGTATGTTTTAAGTGTCACAAAAATAACTGTACTTGGGGCGATTACGCCATTTGGCGGTGTAGCTTTTTTAATTGCTTGGGTATTATTAATGATTGCTGCTGTAAAACATTTGTAG
- a CDS encoding YwdI family protein, which yields MNISVEKLLNKIELELQEAKKADTEARLRESIYSIKTLCDLVIDEKLEKSKTELSEPVFKQQSLTYHHSEQINMDDEANGNSIFDF from the coding sequence TTGAATATTTCTGTTGAAAAGTTATTAAATAAAATTGAGCTGGAGCTGCAAGAGGCAAAAAAAGCAGATACAGAAGCGCGTTTACGTGAAAGCATTTATTCAATAAAAACTTTATGTGACTTAGTTATTGATGAGAAGTTGGAGAAATCGAAAACAGAATTAAGTGAGCCGGTTTTTAAGCAACAATCACTAACTTATCATCACTCAGAACAGATCAACATGGATGATGAAGCAAATGGAAACTCGATATTTGACTTTTAA
- a CDS encoding YhgE/Pip domain-containing protein, with protein MMKRILTIYKNDLKGIVTNWAAFMIIAGLVLLPSLYAWFNIKASWDPYSNTTGIKIAVSNNDHGTFINEQSINIGNQIIEELKENKELGWVFVDEASAFKGVKYGEYYASIIIPTDFSKKLTSFFVNEPEKPEIIYYVNEKENAIAPKITAKGATTIVEQVGSNFIKTTSKTLFQIFNKIGLEVQRELPTIHKLEEFVFQLEKIFPKMKEAVNLAVDEVTAADEFVRKSQDNLSILTNIIKNGNGFLNNTNLYINKIENIAHTISPNIKENLLLLQQIATKGKQVSTIIKTDKNNITTQFFDETISKLKSGIELTNSIYQIFFRANELTGKKIFIDELEQLQQVQTQLQNEITLITSLKNRMNESKQTNDEIVNQLQQSSTNAENTLKGLQSLYDKNTKPKMNEIFKLTKQSIETVQRLMNDADQLFPNVEKGMTNALNMINYGKNETIKFQQKMPALEAKITEIANRIRTFKQEENIDEIINLLLNDAEKESEFFAEPVVLKENQLFPIPNYGSAMSPFFTTLSLWVGALLLISVLTVEVKESEYKSFQIYFGRLFTFLTLALLQSFIVTLGDIILLKTYVANKYLFVLFGLVISTVFILIVYTLVSVFGNVGKAIAIIFLVLQIAGSGGTFPVQMTPPFFQLINPILPFTYAISMMRETVGGLLWAIAVKDLLFLTIFAGISLIIGLALKKPINQLSKPIMKKAKQSKLIH; from the coding sequence ATGATGAAAAGAATATTAACGATCTATAAAAACGATTTAAAGGGTATTGTCACAAATTGGGCAGCATTTATGATCATTGCTGGTCTCGTTTTATTACCTTCGTTGTATGCTTGGTTCAATATAAAAGCATCTTGGGATCCATATAGTAATACAACTGGGATCAAAATCGCTGTAAGTAATAATGATCATGGTACTTTTATTAATGAACAATCGATAAATATTGGTAACCAAATTATTGAAGAATTAAAGGAAAATAAGGAGCTTGGCTGGGTATTTGTTGATGAAGCTTCGGCTTTTAAAGGAGTTAAATATGGGGAATATTATGCAAGTATTATCATTCCGACTGATTTTTCAAAAAAACTTACTAGCTTTTTCGTAAATGAACCAGAAAAACCAGAAATTATTTATTATGTAAATGAAAAGGAAAATGCAATTGCTCCAAAAATCACAGCAAAAGGAGCAACAACTATCGTTGAACAAGTTGGCTCCAACTTTATAAAAACAACGTCTAAGACGTTATTTCAAATATTCAATAAAATTGGTCTGGAAGTTCAAAGAGAACTTCCTACAATTCATAAGCTAGAAGAATTTGTTTTCCAACTTGAGAAAATCTTCCCAAAAATGAAAGAAGCTGTGAACTTGGCTGTTGACGAAGTAACTGCAGCTGATGAATTTGTACGAAAATCACAAGACAATTTATCAATTTTAACAAACATTATCAAAAACGGAAATGGTTTCTTAAATAATACAAATTTATACATTAATAAAATTGAGAACATAGCTCATACGATCTCACCAAATATAAAAGAAAATCTCCTGTTATTACAACAAATAGCTACTAAAGGCAAACAAGTATCAACGATCATAAAAACTGATAAAAACAATATTACAACTCAATTTTTCGACGAAACTATAAGCAAATTAAAAAGCGGAATCGAATTAACAAATTCTATTTATCAAATTTTTTTTAGGGCTAATGAACTTACAGGGAAAAAAATTTTTATCGATGAACTGGAACAACTTCAGCAAGTGCAAACCCAATTACAAAACGAGATTACTCTTATAACAAGTTTAAAAAACAGGATGAACGAAAGCAAACAAACTAACGATGAAATCGTTAATCAGCTACAGCAATCATCAACAAATGCCGAAAACACTTTAAAAGGGCTTCAGTCTCTTTATGATAAAAATACGAAACCAAAAATGAACGAAATTTTCAAGCTTACTAAACAATCAATTGAGACAGTACAGAGACTCATGAATGATGCAGATCAACTGTTTCCAAATGTGGAAAAAGGAATGACTAATGCCTTAAATATGATTAACTATGGAAAAAATGAAACGATTAAATTCCAACAAAAGATGCCTGCATTAGAAGCAAAAATAACTGAAATTGCTAATCGAATACGCACCTTTAAGCAAGAAGAAAACATAGATGAAATTATAAATTTATTATTGAATGACGCTGAGAAAGAAAGTGAGTTTTTTGCCGAACCAGTTGTATTGAAAGAAAATCAACTGTTTCCAATCCCAAACTACGGTTCAGCGATGTCTCCATTTTTCACCACCCTCTCCTTATGGGTCGGTGCTTTACTATTAATTTCGGTTTTAACCGTTGAAGTAAAAGAAAGTGAATATAAAAGCTTTCAAATATACTTTGGGAGACTGTTCACCTTTTTAACGCTTGCATTACTTCAATCGTTCATCGTTACACTTGGAGATATCATACTATTAAAAACGTATGTAGCAAATAAATATTTGTTTGTTTTATTCGGTCTCGTTATTAGTACAGTGTTTATTTTAATCGTCTATACACTCGTATCTGTTTTTGGAAATGTCGGGAAGGCAATTGCCATTATTTTCCTCGTATTACAAATTGCGGGTTCAGGAGGTACCTTTCCAGTTCAAATGACTCCTCCGTTCTTTCAACTAATTAATCCTATTTTACCTTTTACTTATGCAATCAGCATGATGAGAGAAACAGTAGGAGGATTATTATGGGCAATTGCAGTAAAAGATCTTTTATTTTTAACAATTTTTGCTGGAATCAGTTTAATTATTGGGCTTGCGTTGAAAAAACCGATTAATCAATTAAGTAAACCGATTATGAAAAAAGCAAAACAATCAAAACTAATCCATTAG
- a CDS encoding uracil-DNA glycosylase translates to MGKKKLKNDWEPLLAEEFEKPYYQKLRNFLKEEYMTRMVYPNMFDIFNALHFTAYQDVKVVILGQDPYHGVNQAHGLSFSVKPEVDIPPSLKNIYKELHHDIGCEIPNNGYLVSWAKQGVLLLNTVLTVRAGAAHSHRGKGWEQFTDRIIHLLNNREKTIVFILWGRPAQSKLAFINNKKHFVITSPHPSPLSANRGFFGSKPFSRTNYFLKQIGESEIDWQIPNV, encoded by the coding sequence ATGGGAAAGAAAAAGTTAAAAAACGACTGGGAGCCGCTCCTGGCGGAGGAGTTTGAGAAACCGTATTATCAAAAGTTACGGAACTTTTTAAAAGAAGAATATATGACTAGAATGGTTTATCCTAATATGTTTGACATTTTTAACGCCCTTCATTTTACAGCCTATCAAGATGTCAAAGTTGTCATCTTGGGTCAAGATCCATATCATGGCGTAAACCAAGCTCATGGTTTAAGCTTTTCTGTTAAGCCTGAGGTTGACATTCCCCCGTCGTTAAAAAACATTTATAAAGAATTGCATCATGATATAGGATGTGAAATCCCAAATAACGGTTACTTAGTAAGCTGGGCGAAACAGGGGGTTTTATTATTAAACACAGTTTTAACCGTTAGAGCTGGAGCAGCCCATTCTCATCGTGGTAAGGGATGGGAGCAGTTTACAGATAGAATCATTCATTTATTAAATAACCGAGAAAAAACGATCGTTTTTATTTTGTGGGGACGCCCAGCACAGAGTAAATTGGCCTTTATTAATAACAAGAAGCATTTTGTCATTACGTCACCTCATCCCAGTCCGTTATCAGCAAATCGCGGCTTTTTTGGCAGCAAACCATTTTCGAGAACGAACTATTTTTTAAAACAAATCGGTGAGAGTGAAATTGATTGGCAAATTCCTAATGTATAA
- a CDS encoding thiazole biosynthesis adenylyltransferase ThiF encodes MTDRYSRQELFSAIGKAGQQKIRSKHVLIIGAGALGSGNADILTRAGVGKLTIVDRDYVEESNLQRQQLYVEDDVKKKLPKVIAAKKRLNMVNSDVEINAVIADVNPEKLEQLANGVDLIIDATDNFETRMAINDMSQKLRIPWIYGACVSSIGMSYTIIPGKTPCLNCLLKMIPVKGMTCDTGGIISPAVQMVIVHQTTEALKILVEDWENVRTTFISFDLWRNQYTNLKMSKAKDSSCLSCGRKPAYPYLQSENLTKTTVLCGRDTVQIRPPKKMELHLQELARQLTDLGLSVSGNPFLLSVDVNENRLVIFKDGRALIHGTKDLKRARAIYHRLLG; translated from the coding sequence ATGACCGATCGGTATTCTCGCCAAGAGCTATTTTCTGCAATAGGAAAAGCAGGTCAACAAAAAATTAGGAGTAAGCACGTTTTGATCATTGGTGCTGGCGCTTTAGGCTCAGGAAATGCTGATATATTAACACGGGCAGGTGTCGGTAAGTTAACCATTGTTGATCGAGACTACGTTGAAGAAAGTAATTTACAGCGTCAACAGCTGTATGTTGAAGATGATGTTAAGAAAAAGCTCCCTAAAGTGATCGCTGCGAAGAAACGGCTAAACATGGTGAATTCAGATGTAGAAATTAATGCGGTTATCGCTGATGTGAACCCGGAAAAACTGGAGCAGCTTGCTAATGGTGTTGATCTCATTATTGATGCGACAGACAATTTTGAAACGAGAATGGCGATTAATGACATGTCTCAGAAGCTCCGTATCCCATGGATTTATGGCGCATGTGTCAGCAGTATCGGCATGAGTTATACAATTATTCCTGGAAAAACACCTTGTTTAAATTGTTTATTAAAAATGATTCCCGTTAAAGGGATGACATGTGATACAGGGGGGATCATCTCTCCTGCCGTGCAAATGGTTATAGTTCATCAAACGACAGAAGCATTAAAAATTCTTGTCGAAGATTGGGAAAACGTCCGAACAACATTTATTAGTTTCGATTTGTGGCGTAATCAATACACAAATTTAAAAATGTCAAAGGCAAAGGATAGCAGCTGTTTATCGTGTGGGAGAAAGCCAGCATATCCTTATTTACAAAGTGAGAATTTGACGAAAACGACTGTTCTTTGTGGACGGGATACTGTGCAGATTCGTCCACCGAAAAAAATGGAACTTCATTTACAAGAACTTGCTCGACAATTAACGGATCTTGGACTTTCTGTTAGCGGAAATCCATTTTTACTTTCTGTTGATGTTAACGAAAATCGGCTCGTGATCTTTAAAGATGGACGGGCTCTTATACATGGAACAAAAGATTTAAAACGCGCACGAGCGATTTATCATCGCTTGCTCGGCTAG
- the moaD gene encoding molybdopterin converting factor subunit 1 — MVKVLFFAHLRDTVGEDYVMIDANGKTISQLKEIVETKYNIPKLDSVMVAINEEFATEDEMIKTGDTVAFIPPVSGG; from the coding sequence ATGGTTAAAGTTCTATTCTTCGCTCATTTGCGAGATACAGTTGGAGAAGATTATGTGATGATTGATGCAAATGGTAAGACTATTTCACAGCTCAAAGAAATAGTCGAAACTAAATACAATATTCCTAAACTTGATTCCGTTATGGTAGCAATTAATGAAGAGTTCGCAACAGAAGATGAAATGATTAAAACAGGTGATACTGTTGCCTTTATTCCTCCAGTAAGCGGTGGCTAA
- a CDS encoding molybdenum cofactor biosynthesis protein MoaE — translation MNYEISKKPIEIQSVIDKVVRREAGAITTFIGTVREFTNGKKTLYLIYDAYESMAVKKLEQIGTEIETRWKGAKVAITHRVGKLDITDVAVVIALSTPHRADAYEANRYAIERIKQIVPIWKKEHWEDGEEWIGNQLETVYYPDGKPNKEDLNG, via the coding sequence ATGAATTACGAAATTTCTAAGAAACCGATTGAAATTCAGTCTGTTATCGATAAAGTCGTTCGCCGTGAGGCAGGGGCAATTACAACTTTTATCGGTACAGTTCGCGAATTTACAAATGGGAAGAAAACGCTTTATCTTATTTATGATGCATATGAATCAATGGCTGTGAAGAAATTGGAACAAATTGGGACAGAGATCGAAACTCGTTGGAAAGGGGCGAAGGTGGCAATAACCCACCGTGTCGGTAAACTAGATATTACAGATGTTGCAGTTGTAATTGCTTTGTCAACTCCTCACCGTGCAGACGCCTATGAAGCAAATCGTTATGCGATTGAACGTATTAAACAGATCGTTCCCATTTGGAAAAAGGAACATTGGGAAGATGGGGAAGAGTGGATCGGCAATCAGCTTGAAACAGTCTATTATCCCGACGGAAAACCAAACAAGGAGGATTTAAATGGTTAA
- the mobA gene encoding molybdenum cofactor guanylyltransferase: MGATCIILAGGKSSRMGTNKALLKIEGITVIERMINELTKIVKHVLVVTNQFDDYSFINVPLVEDHYKGKGPLAGIQAGLNAVKTEKNMIVACDLPFVSSRLAKELLVELDKYDAVVPEINGQLHPLFGAYHKDCLQVVNRLLDSVQLKIRQLLNQVHVKIKTSEDFAKFSASYMNIALYNMNNRQEYEEAVKLVKDHVTKT; this comes from the coding sequence ATGGGAGCAACATGTATCATTTTGGCGGGTGGAAAATCAAGCCGGATGGGAACAAATAAAGCTTTACTGAAAATAGAAGGGATAACTGTTATTGAACGTATGATAAATGAGTTAACTAAGATTGTTAAACACGTTTTAGTCGTTACAAATCAGTTTGACGATTATTCATTTATTAACGTTCCACTGGTGGAAGATCATTATAAGGGGAAAGGCCCACTTGCAGGTATTCAAGCAGGTTTAAATGCTGTTAAAACCGAAAAAAATATGATTGTTGCTTGTGATCTGCCGTTTGTATCGTCAAGGTTAGCTAAAGAATTATTAGTCGAATTAGATAAATATGATGCAGTTGTTCCTGAAATAAATGGACAGCTTCACCCTTTATTCGGTGCATATCACAAGGATTGTCTTCAAGTTGTTAACCGCTTATTAGATAGTGTACAGCTTAAAATTAGACAATTGTTAAATCAAGTTCATGTTAAAATAAAAACATCTGAAGATTTTGCAAAGTTCTCTGCTTCATATATGAACATCGCGTTATATAATATGAATAATCGACAGGAATATGAGGAAGCAGTAAAGCTAGTTAAAGATCACGTAACAAAAACTTAA
- a CDS encoding GNAT family N-acetyltransferase has translation MKSKLFGWFITVYTLPQHRNNGIAHQLVDDVCSWLKDKGAKWARLWSSSSARK, from the coding sequence GTGAAGAGCAAACTTTTCGGTTGGTTCATCACAGTTTATACTTTACCGCAACATCGAAATAATGGAATAGCACATCAATTGGTAGATGATGTTTGCTCATGGTTAAAAGATAAAGGAGCAAAGTGGGCTAGGTTATGGTCTAGTTCGAGTGCGAGAAAATGA
- a CDS encoding DinB family protein, translated as MQLQGLSKNEILNTLEKNLLRLEKLVMDHMSEEIFYKTRKNGKWTAKQIIGHLYDTQEVWGKRIAKCCLHNSAVLESYDPELYVRERDYNNVNMKYLLKKYKKSREDMQHLLVDDNWSKTGKHVEEGIFTVKDLAETIALHEIHHIRQVEEIIKS; from the coding sequence ATGCAACTTCAAGGATTAAGTAAAAATGAAATATTAAATACGTTAGAAAAAAACTTGTTAAGATTAGAAAAATTAGTCATGGATCATATGAGCGAGGAAATATTTTATAAGACCCGAAAGAATGGAAAATGGACGGCAAAACAAATTATTGGCCATTTATATGATACCCAGGAAGTATGGGGGAAAAGAATAGCTAAATGCTGTCTGCACAACTCCGCCGTTTTAGAATCTTATGACCCAGAATTATATGTTAGAGAAAGGGATTATAATAATGTAAATATGAAGTATTTGCTAAAAAAATATAAAAAATCTCGCGAAGACATGCAGCATTTATTAGTTGATGATAATTGGAGTAAAACAGGTAAACATGTTGAAGAAGGTATTTTTACTGTTAAAGATTTAGCCGAAACGATCGCTCTTCATGAAATCCATCATATAAGACAAGTAGAGGAAATAATAAAGTCGTAA
- a CDS encoding YojF family protein, which yields MQKVDIEKVQQMINFFSNKQVYLHLETTNGAYASHYDESFFSSGAYIRNAYIKYEHGKITGNGPFRVGLKLDIGWVYAEGITHYTVDDKNRLLLAGHDYKGKLAVAMEISGTPFE from the coding sequence ATGCAAAAAGTTGATATTGAAAAAGTACAACAAATGATTAACTTTTTTTCTAATAAACAAGTATATCTCCATCTAGAAACAACAAATGGTGCATATGCCTCACACTATGACGAATCTTTCTTTTCTTCCGGTGCTTATATTCGCAATGCCTATATAAAATATGAACATGGAAAAATTACTGGCAACGGCCCTTTTAGAGTCGGTTTAAAACTTGATATCGGTTGGGTTTATGCAGAGGGAATTACACATTACACTGTTGATGACAAAAATCGTCTACTTCTTGCAGGCCATGACTATAAAGGAAAATTAGCTGTTGCGATGGAAATAAGTGGAACACCGTTTGAGTAG
- the bshB2 gene encoding bacillithiol biosynthesis deacetylase BshB2: MEKERHVLVVFPHPDDEAFGVSGTIALHVKNGTPITYACLTLGEMGRNMGNPPFANRETLPEIRKKELQDVACILGIEDLRLRGFRDKTIEFEEENKLINLVLSMIKELNPSLIISFYPGYSVHPDHDACGAAVVHAVAKLPEKERPKLHCVAFSKNCVAELGEADIINDVSTVSNIKLAAIKAHRSQTEQMVKEMTEKLANNDPQVIAWINNERFWTYKWT, from the coding sequence ATGGAAAAGGAGAGACATGTATTAGTCGTTTTCCCGCATCCAGACGATGAAGCATTTGGTGTTTCAGGAACGATTGCATTACATGTAAAAAATGGAACACCGATTACATATGCTTGTTTAACATTAGGAGAAATGGGGAGAAACATGGGCAATCCCCCATTTGCAAATCGGGAAACATTACCTGAAATTCGTAAAAAAGAGCTTCAAGATGTTGCATGTATTCTAGGAATTGAAGATTTACGTTTAAGGGGCTTTCGCGATAAAACAATTGAATTTGAAGAGGAAAATAAACTAATAAATCTAGTCCTTTCAATGATTAAAGAATTAAATCCTTCTTTAATCATTTCATTTTACCCAGGCTATTCTGTTCACCCTGATCATGATGCTTGTGGGGCAGCCGTCGTTCATGCTGTTGCCAAACTACCTGAAAAGGAGAGACCAAAGCTTCATTGTGTTGCCTTCTCGAAAAATTGTGTCGCTGAGCTCGGAGAAGCCGACATTATAAATGATGTCAGTACAGTTTCCAACATAAAACTTGCAGCGATTAAAGCCCACCGAAGTCAAACAGAACAAATGGTAAAAGAAATGACCGAAAAGCTTGCAAACAATGATCCGCAAGTGATCGCATGGATTAACAATGAACGCTTTTGGACATATAAATGGACATGA
- a CDS encoding SRPBCC family protein, with protein sequence MADFRASAIIARPLTDVFDFAANLENAPKMTVNVVKMEKTTDGPIGVGSKFIETRNIRGKEAKAHIEITEFVPYQSYTIESSANGLKLIYRYLFHEIEEGTQVEMEAHIKTTGIKMAITRPIIVKMIKNDDGYQLNYLKKSMEEQEEKDGK encoded by the coding sequence GTGGCTGATTTTAGAGCAAGCGCAATTATTGCTCGTCCGTTAACGGATGTGTTTGATTTTGCTGCTAATTTGGAAAATGCCCCAAAGATGACAGTAAATGTAGTGAAAATGGAAAAAACAACTGATGGCCCGATTGGGGTTGGAAGTAAATTTATTGAAACAAGAAATATTCGGGGTAAAGAAGCAAAGGCACATATAGAAATAACTGAATTTGTTCCCTATCAATCATATACAATCGAGAGTAGTGCAAATGGTTTAAAGCTTATTTATCGTTATTTATTTCATGAAATTGAGGAAGGAACACAAGTTGAGATGGAAGCACATATTAAAACAACTGGTATTAAAATGGCAATTACACGTCCCATTATTGTGAAGATGATTAAAAATGATGATGGCTATCAGTTAAACTACTTAAAAAAATCAATGGAAGAGCAAGAGGAGAAAGATGGTAAGTAA
- a CDS encoding Cof-type HAD-IIB family hydrolase, with translation MIKCIAIDMDGTLLSSSQEISEENKCAIEQAQANGVEVVIATGRSYEEAKFLLDKSNLICPIICLNGAEVRTEEGEIVLSNPLTKEQAIKVAKTLHDHDVYFEVFTNKGAFTNDEEKGIAIIVDIFLSANPNVDVDIIVKGAEEGFQKGFIQKVDDYQFIFNDHSYVMNKLLGFSFEGNQLAKAQKQLKELKGIAVTSSGQENIEITNEVAQKGIALEAFTKERGITLQETMAIGDHYNDLSMFKRVGRSVAMGNASNIIKAQCDFVTTTNEENGVAKAILDI, from the coding sequence ATGATTAAATGTATTGCAATTGATATGGACGGAACTTTGTTATCATCATCCCAAGAAATTAGTGAGGAAAATAAATGTGCGATTGAACAAGCTCAGGCAAATGGTGTTGAGGTTGTCATTGCAACAGGCCGTTCTTATGAAGAAGCAAAGTTTTTGTTAGACAAATCAAATCTCATTTGCCCGATAATTTGTTTGAATGGTGCTGAAGTACGTACAGAAGAAGGAGAGATAGTATTATCTAATCCGTTAACTAAAGAACAAGCAATAAAAGTAGCAAAAACGCTGCATGATCATGATGTTTATTTTGAAGTGTTCACAAACAAAGGCGCATTTACAAACGATGAGGAAAAAGGCATTGCAATTATTGTTGATATTTTTTTAAGTGCTAATCCGAACGTTGATGTTGATATTATTGTTAAGGGAGCTGAAGAAGGATTTCAAAAAGGGTTTATTCAAAAAGTGGATGATTATCAATTTATTTTTAATGATCACTCATATGTAATGAATAAACTACTTGGGTTTTCTTTTGAAGGCAACCAGCTTGCTAAAGCACAAAAACAATTAAAAGAACTAAAGGGAATTGCTGTTACTTCTTCAGGACAAGAAAATATTGAAATTACAAATGAAGTTGCTCAAAAAGGAATTGCCCTTGAAGCTTTTACAAAGGAAAGAGGAATTACCTTACAAGAAACGATGGCCATCGGGGATCATTATAATGACTTATCAATGTTTAAAAGAGTTGGCCGCTCAGTAGCAATGGGGAATGCCTCTAATATTATCAAAGCCCAATGTGATTTTGTCACAACAACGAATGAAGAAAATGGAGTTGCAAAAGCTATTTTAGATATTTAA
- a CDS encoding RNA polymerase sigma factor: MKVLNEENEKQQLHKDFEEHLTGLEEALFNYIYSLMRHRELAEDIYQEALLSAYLGFNSFKKNSKFKNWVYQIALNHCRDYWRKEKGRRRFWEEGVFDYINGIHYLQDPEDYIVGKYSQEEVLHKINELPGKYSEPIFLFYFRNCTITEISQETKLPLSTVKTRMRRAKERLRPKVKMLKAPCSF; this comes from the coding sequence ATGAAAGTGTTAAATGAGGAAAACGAAAAACAGCAATTGCATAAAGATTTTGAAGAACATCTTACAGGGCTTGAAGAAGCTTTGTTTAATTATATTTACTCACTTATGAGACATAGAGAGTTAGCTGAGGATATATATCAAGAGGCATTACTATCCGCCTATTTAGGATTTAATTCTTTTAAGAAAAACTCAAAATTCAAAAATTGGGTTTATCAAATTGCATTAAATCATTGTCGAGATTATTGGCGTAAAGAAAAAGGGAGAAGGCGTTTTTGGGAAGAAGGTGTATTTGATTACATAAATGGTATTCATTATTTGCAAGATCCTGAGGATTATATTGTTGGAAAATATTCACAAGAAGAAGTGTTACATAAAATAAATGAACTCCCAGGGAAGTACAGTGAACCGATTTTCCTATTTTATTTCCGCAACTGCACGATAACGGAAATTAGCCAAGAAACTAAACTCCCGTTATCTACTGTTAAAACAAGGATGAGGAGAGCAAAGGAACGGTTACGTCCAAAGGTAAAAATGTTGAAAGCACCATGTTCTTTTTAA